The proteins below come from a single Fusarium verticillioides 7600 chromosome 3, whole genome shotgun sequence genomic window:
- a CDS encoding transcriptional regulatory protein Pro-1 has protein sequence MSMLPPDHRKGVSRATGSTVNMTVSQSSKAKPASKASNGKPKTKTQMHRRSRTGCYTCRLRRKKCDEGTPMCTACKHLGLQCEYKRPMWWSNNDMRRKHKEDIKMIIKRKKLSEKSSHNIQNSVTSSPPGLTHSLPTSATFTDPLDRTRSASIDSQFPAAFNFNSPPSGNEYGFGAPMHPEFMFGSYSPYEIDVKTERQMFVNDVPTVRESHISTFSTYHTPPPAGTVLPNGPLDGEWAEQVFQERKESLSEETLNCNFFDFSHGPSTESRQVKIELDENDQRLLDHFIQFVLPTIFPILESNQHCSVSSDLILPALQSNSAYLHCCLSVAAQHLKSHINGSTSTDDIDNDIMRHRYATIWALCEALKKDENHQQILEATLGLIFFQSVVGRYDDGLLDIPWHQHFQAAISLVQKLDLPGIVSDPTRASMQTPFNMSLSSWIDILGATMKGRSPTFAHTYREKHLSQLNPSLGLRELMGCDDRVMYLISEIACLESLKKDGMDDFTLCQHVSALGEQISLTEMGDAGPKMPFNANGSLSPKQLSKNMTMAFRIAARIFLCSLVPGFNPRQPSPMGLVEKLTTVLQHIPSGPNGFDRNLAWVYLIGGSISVPGSSFRAFFEDRLAQLGDSARFGTMGRVATLLHEVWVQNDSLSGVSTPGSTTSEAAQLHIHWRDVMESKGWDFLLI, from the exons ATGTCTATGCTGCCCCCCGACCATCGCAAAGGCGTGTCGCGAGCAACTGGAAGCACCGTCAACATGACTGTATCACAGTCTTCAAAGGCCAAACCGGcctccaaagccagcaatggcaagccaaagacaaagacgcAGATGCATCGTCGTTCAAGAACTG GCTGCTATACTTGCCGTTTGCGACGCAAGAAATGCGACGAGGGAACTCCCATGTGCACAGCCTGCAAGCACCTCGGCTTGCAATGCGAGTACAAGCGGCCCATGTGGTGGAGTAACAACGATATGCGAAGGAAACACAAAgaggacatcaagatgatcatcaAGCGCAAGAAGCTCTCTGAGAAGTCATCACACAACATCCAGAACTCTGTCACCAGCTCCCCTCCTGGCCTCACACACTCTCTTCCCACATCAGCCACCTTCACTGATCCTCTCGACCGTACAAGATCCGCCTCCATTGACTCTCAATTCCCAGCTgctttcaacttcaacagccCTCCCAGCGGGAACGAGTATGGATTCGGTGCGCCAATGCACCCCGAGTTCATGTTTGGCAGCTACTCGCCTTATGAGATCGATGTCAAGACGGAGCGGCAGATGTTTGTGAACGATGTGCCCACAGTTCGCGAATCACACATCTCCACCTTCAGCACTTACCACACTCCTCCCCCAGCTGGTACTGTTCTGCCCAACGGCCCTCTCGACGGCGAGTGGGCCGAGCAGGTCTTCCAAGAGCGCAAGGAATCCCTTTCAGAGGAGACCCTCAACTGCAATTTCTTCGACTTTTCACATGGCCCTTCTACAGAGTCGAGGCAAGTCAAGATTGAGTTGGATGAGAATGACCAGCGCCTGCTAGACCACTTCATCCAATTCGTTCTGCCAACCATCTTTCCCATCCTCGAGTCCAATCAACATTGCTCAGTCAGCTCAGACCTGATCCTCCCTGCTCTTCAATCAAACAGTGCCTACCTTCACTGCTGCTTGAGTGTCGCTGCCCAACACCTCAAATCACATATCAATGGCTCTACCTCTACCGATGACATTGACAACGATATCATGCGCCATCGCTATGCCACCATCTGGGCTCTTTgcgaggctctcaagaaggatgagaaccaCCAACAAATTCTCGAGGCAACCCTGGGCCTCATTTTCTTCCAGTCTGTCGTTGGCCGCTATGACGATGGCCTTCTCGATATTCCTTGGCACCAGCACTTCCAGGCTGCCATCAGCTTGGTGCAGAAGCTTGACCTTCCCGGAATTGTCTCTGACCCTACTCGGGCTTCAATGCAAACCCccttcaacatgtctctcTCGTCATGGATTGACATTCTTGGTGCCACCATGAAGGGCCGCTCACCAACATTTGCTCACACTTACCGCGAGAAACATCTTTCTCAGCTCAACCCTAGCCTTGGCTTGCGGGAGCTGATGGGCTGTGATGACCGAGTCATGTATCTCATTTCCGAGATCGCCTGTCTCGAGTCTCTTAAGAAGGATGGCATGGATGACTTCACACTGTGCCAGCATGTCTCTGCCCTCGGAGAGCAGATCAGCTTGACCGAGATGGGTGATGCAGGCCCCAAGATGCCTTTCAATGCCAATGGCAGCCTTTCACCGAAGCAGCTTTCCAAGAACATGACCATGGCTTTCCGCATTGCTGCTCgcatcttcctctgcagcCTGGTTCCTGGATTCAACCCTAGGCAGCCATCACCTATGGgcttggttgagaagctgactACTGTGCTTCAACACATTCCCTCGGGCCCCAATGGGTTTGACCGCAACCTTGCTTGGGTCTACCTCATTGGCGGCTCCATCAGTGTTCCTGGTAGCTCATTCCGTGCATTCTTCGAGGATCGCCTGGCTCAGCTGGGCGACTCGGCTAGATTTGGCACCATGGGACGTGTAGCCACCCTCCTGCACGAGGTGTGGGTTCAGAATGATAGCCTCTCGGGTGTGAGCACACCCGGGTCCACGACGTCTGAGGCGGCCCAGCTGCACATCCACTGGCGGGATGTCATGGAATCGAAGGGATGGGACTTTTTGTTGATCTGA